Sequence from the Coleofasciculaceae cyanobacterium genome:
AATAGATTTGCTCAAAATAAATAGATGACATTTTTTTAGAGATATCAGCCTTTGTGCCGAGGCGATCGACTATGGCATAAATATCATCACCGCTTGAGCGATTTCCGTAGCTAGCGTTGTCTAGGGCAATAAATAGTCGTGCGTTACTGTCAGTAATCCCCCTAGCAGTTAATCATTACTGATATGGCGATCGCTATTTTGGGACTTCAGCTAACGATCTCTATCAGTCCCCCGATTTTTACCCAAGATCGACAGAGTATTATTTTCTAGCTCAAAATCATTAATATTAGTCAGGGAAATCTCCTAGCGACTTAAGGTATTACCCCAAAGCGATCGCAACAATGAATGCTTATCAAGCTACAATAAAAGCTATATGCCCTAAAGGATAAGCTAAAAGCTAAACACAGATGATTGATTGGTTTACCAACTAGATCTAAGTTTTTGGTAAGTTATCAATCGCACTACGAGTGTTGTTTATTGTTTTAGCTAATGCGCAAAAATTGGTATTCTCGATAGTTTTTAAATGTTTTTCAATAAGTTTTTGATACTTTTGAGCTGAAACAACCTCAGCAAAACATGAATACCAAAGAGATAAATTCCGCCAATAAATGGAATAAGCAATGATGGACTGATGTGCATATGAACCTTGTACTTATACTGTTTTTTTCAACAACGGTCATTTTTCATTCAACTAAGAATGCAATTAATCTCTAAAAAATATGTCCCATCCGTTGTTTAATTTTGACAACATACATGGCTTAACGAATTGCATTTAATTAGGAATAAGCCCGTACCAAAATTAAGCATTACAATTTAATACGCATAGGATATATAGTCATAAATTACTGTGGAACATCTTATGAAAAATTGCTTTAGAGCAATTTTTCACCCAGTCGCACCAAGTAATAAAGCGTACGTATTTAATAACTAACTTCCACAAAAATTAGAAGATGTACAGATATTTCAAGTGAGTTTTATCGCTAACAACTAAGCTGCATTAAAGCTAATTTACTAATTTTCTAACTGAATAGTCCAAAATTGAAATACCAAATTAGAAAATAACATTCGTGTCGTTTTACGACTGCATAAACTGCTAAACCAAACAAAGTCGATCGCTAACACTCAACTTAACGTACATTTGCCGTTATTAATTGTTTTCTTAGTGTTGCCATATATGATAAACAACATTTACTAGTTTAGCAAATGAAAAATATCTTTATATACCCAAACAAGTAAATTTTTGGCGGAGAAACAGGTTGGCTAAATCTTACTGAACAGTATTGTATTTTTTTATTTGCTACTTCTTTGGGCTAGAGAAGAGATATCTAGATTAAACTTAATGGCTATTTGGCTGAGAATTTCTTGCTCGGCAAGAGTTATATTTCCTGTAGACATAGCAATGTCATAACATCTATTTAAAGTTATCAGAGCAAACTCAGGCAACAGTTCATCAAGTAATGTTGATAAATCTTCTGATTGTTGAAGATTAGCTGCGATCGTTTCTACAGAAGCTGGTGCAATTTCTTTAATTTTGAGTAAAATCTCTGCCCAGTCTCGATCGCGATAGCTAACTTTGACCATTTGTGCCAAAATGCGATCCATAATTTTAGACTGATTTAAAGCCACCTGCCAGTCAGTATCAGTTTTTTGCTGCATAGATGCAAATTCTGTTTGATTAACTTTGGCATCATAAAAACGACAGGCTGTTTGGCCCAAAACATAAAGCATGGCAGCATTAGTAGAAGCCCCCACCACTGCGCCAATTCCTGGGATGATTTCAACTATACTTAAGCCGGTTTTTAACACGTCTGCACCCAAAGACAAGCCAAAGACAGCCAGTACTTCTCCTCTGCGGGCAGGTTCTTCGAGATCTAAATCATAGGCTGCTGCAATTTCATAAACCATTTCGGTTTGCAATTTGGTAGTGGCAATCAGTTCAACTCCCAACAATAGTGCTGCAACAGGAGGAATAATATTAGTGATCAGTCCCAAGCGTCCCCCTGACCATGTCTTCTCGACAATTAAGCGGTGAGCAATCTCAGCGGGAGATTCATCAGGATGTTGCGATCGCATCAGATCCACCGTAGCTTTTACTTTAGCAGTATCCACTTTACCCAAGAAAGTCATAATCCAGTCTAAACCGATTATCCGATCGGCCGACTTGAGAACAGGGTTAGAGGCGATCGCATCCATAGTCTGCCCCGTGGTAACGGTAGTCTGTTCCACCAGTTGTTGCACCTGGGTAGTTAAACTGGCAGTCAATTCACCAATAGCATTAGCTGCTTCAGCGATCGCCTTAAATGGTTGATCTGATTGAGACATATTATATTTTGGATACAGTAAATAAATATTAAAATTCCTGACTACACCTATTCATCAAAGGATTAGGAATAATCAGGTTTTCAAAGATTAAATGGTCTTGACTATTTAGCTGGCGTAAACAGCGAACATCTGCCCAAATCTAAAACTAATCATGTTTTCATTAGTTTGGTTTCAAATTATTTAGCAAATCAGCAGCTTTGTCTCTAACTGTAGTTGCATTAGTATCTTCGGGTTTAATCATCTTTTCTTTGTCGGCACCACCTTGGACTTCGTTTGTTCCTTGCTGTGCTCTGTTAATTGTTTCTTCAAGTCCCATGGGGTTAGCATCGCCTTGACCAACTTTCTCGGTTTCAGCTTGTATACCTTTTAATTTTGCTTCTTTATCAGTAGGGTTGCTGGTGGTTCCTGCCTGGACGGGATAAGCAATAGAAATAAATAGTAAGCCACAGATAAAAGCTGTCAATATCAAACGCAAGGATGATTTTAACCAGTTGTTTAATTTATTGAATAACATACGTATTCCTCAACATTCATTTAGGCGGTCGACTATATTAATAACAATTGTCATAACCTGAAGACATCATCCTTTAGAGGTAAATTGCTCTCAAATTAGTAAAAACCGCTTCAAAGATAGATGAATAATCAAATTTTATTGTTATCAAATTGTCTGAATTTTATTATACGTTAATTGCAATCTATCTAATGATAGATCTCGCCTTAACTACAGCGAACAAACTCTACTTATAGGCACGATTGCGACGAGATAAGTTGCTTTTGTAAAAAAACTTAAAATTATTATAACTTTCGGTAGAAGGTAAGTAAATCTTTAAAGATTAGTTTGAATGTAAATAAATAAATAATTGTATTAAAAATTAATATTTTTATTGAGGAGATTTTCGATCATGGATAGTAATATTTCCAATCTAAACTTAAACATCAATTTAAGTTTAGAACAAAAGTTTAAAATAAGAATTTTTCAAGAGTCTGTCCAGGCGTTGAATCCAGAAGAGGCACGCTCTTTGCTAGTTGAAGCTTCAAAATTGTTAATGGTGAAAGATAATATTATTAAAGGACTAATTAAGCAAAATTTAGCTTAGTAGCGAACCATAACAACATAGAGTGTAAGTCGTAAAAATGAGTAGTAATATTTGGTTAAATTGGCGCTCGCCAACAGTAGCGTTAGGATTAATTAGTCTTAATATCCTACCTGTGTCTGCTAGCCAAAGCACAAAACCCAACACAGAATTTTTCCAAGAGCGGTCAGAATTGGTAGCAATAGACATTATCGACGCTATCCAAGGTGCAGTCCAATATATTCAGGTGTCTAACATTTCCGATGAACAAGAAGTGGCGATCGGACAACAGACTAACGAGCAGGTTTTGTCACAATATCAGCTGTATGATAACCCTCAAATCCAGGAATATGTAAGTAATCTAGGACAAGAATTGGTAAGTAATAGCGATAGTCGTAATATTCCTTTCAATTTTCAAGTGGTGGCTAGCGATGAAGTTAATGCTTTTGCTACTCCTGGAGGCTTTGTTTACATTACCACAGGACTGCTTAAAACCGCCGAAAATAGAGCGCAGCTAGCATCGGTAATGGCTCATGAAATTGCCCACATCAATGAAAAACACGGTATTAAAAATTTAAAACAAGCAGTGGCAGCCAGAGGTATTGCTAGCACTGTCGGAGTAGATACTAATACTTTGGCGCAAATAGCATATCAGTTAACGGTCGATCTGCCTCAAAGTCGTTCTTTTGAATACGAAGCCGACAGTAGTGGATTGAGTATATTAGAGCAGGCTGGCTATCCAGCGCAAGCATTTGCCGATTTCCTTGTCAAACTTGAGTCTAGTGGCGGTACACCAGAATTTCTTCGTACTCATCCCTCCAGCGAAAACAGAATTGACGCGATCGCTCAGGAATCTCAAACTACTCAGGCGGCTAATAGCAAAGGACAAGATAATACAGAGTACCAAAACAATG
This genomic interval carries:
- a CDS encoding NblA/ycf18 family protein; the encoded protein is MDSNISNLNLNINLSLEQKFKIRIFQESVQALNPEEARSLLVEASKLLMVKDNIIKGLIKQNLA
- a CDS encoding M48 family metallopeptidase; this encodes MSSNIWLNWRSPTVALGLISLNILPVSASQSTKPNTEFFQERSELVAIDIIDAIQGAVQYIQVSNISDEQEVAIGQQTNEQVLSQYQLYDNPQIQEYVSNLGQELVSNSDSRNIPFNFQVVASDEVNAFATPGGFVYITTGLLKTAENRAQLASVMAHEIAHINEKHGIKNLKQAVAARGIASTVGVDTNTLAQIAYQLTVDLPQSRSFEYEADSSGLSILEQAGYPAQAFADFLVKLESSGGTPEFLRTHPSSENRIDAIAQESQTTQAANSKGQDNTEYQNNVLALL